CAAAGAGGGACCGTTCGGCTTCCAGCGGCGCCGGGCCATCGGTGTTCCGGGTGGAGGTGATCCGTGACGGTCCTCAGGGAAGGTGGGGATTCGCCCCGCCGTCATCCCTGTCGTGGCTGTTTGGGGCGGACCGCCAGATGGCGCCGGTCGGTTATCGTGCCGTGACGGCATTCCCAATCCAGGCCTGACAACCATAAAGAAACCTCATGGAATTTGCCCAACTTCCCATTCCCGCTCCATTGCTGGAGGGGATCCGCGACGCCCATTTTGTCCAATGCACCCCGATTCAGGCCCTGACCCTTCCCCTGACCCTGGAGGGGAAGGATGTCGCGGGTCAGGCGCAGACCGGGACGGGAAAGACGGCGGCCTTTCTCATCGCCACACTGAGCCGCCTGCTTGCCGCCCCCCAGGGGCGTGGGCCTTCGGGTGGGGCCGGTGACGATGCCCCCCACCACCCGGTCAGTCATCCTCGGGCCCTGATCATCGCCCCGACCCGCGAACTGGTGGTGCAGATCGAGCGCGATGCCCGGCAGCTTGGCTGCCATGCCCCCTTTCGGATCGCCGCGGTCTATGGCGGGGTCGATTACGAAAAACAAATGCATCTCCTGACCGATGGCGAAATCGATCTTCTGATCGGCACTCCGGGGCGTCTGATCGACTATTACAAACAAAAATTTTTCCGGGTCGATCGGGTCGAGGTGTTGGTGATCGACGAGGCGGATCGCATGTTCGACATGGGATTCATCGCCGATCTGCGTTATCTGTTGCGGCGGCTTCCTTCCTACGAACAACGATTGTCGATGTTGTTTTCCGCGACGTTGTCCTATCGGGCACAGGAGCTTTCCTACGAATTCATGAACAGCCCCGTGATCCTTGCGACCGTGGACGATGTCCGGACGGTCCGGCAGGTGGTGCAGGCGTTGTATCATGTCGAGGGGCGGCGCAAGATCAGTTTTCTGGTGGGACTGCTCAAGCGTGATCTGAAGGAGACCGCAGGGGGGGGCGCGGGCCGGGTCATGATCTTCGTCAACACCAAGCGGATGGGAGAAAAGCTGAAAAAATGGCTGCGGGCGAATGAAATCCAGGCGGGTTATCTTTCGGGGGATGTGCCGCAGGCGGTCCGTTTGAAGGTGTTGCAGCGGTTCGGGGACGGGGCGATTCCTGTCCTGATCGCCACCGATGTGGCGGGACGGGGGCTGCACATCGATGGGGTCACCCATGTCATCAACTTCGA
This sequence is a window from Magnetococcales bacterium. Protein-coding genes within it:
- a CDS encoding DEAD/DEAH box helicase, coding for MEFAQLPIPAPLLEGIRDAHFVQCTPIQALTLPLTLEGKDVAGQAQTGTGKTAAFLIATLSRLLAAPQGRGPSGGAGDDAPHHPVSHPRALIIAPTRELVVQIERDARQLGCHAPFRIAAVYGGVDYEKQMHLLTDGEIDLLIGTPGRLIDYYKQKFFRVDRVEVLVIDEADRMFDMGFIADLRYLLRRLPSYEQRLSMLFSATLSYRAQELSYEFMNSPVILATVDDVRTVRQVVQALYHVEGRRKISFLVGLLKRDLKETAGGGAGRVMIFVNTKRMGEKLKKWLRANEIQAGYLSGDVPQAVRLKVLQRFGDGAIPVLIATDVAGRGLHIDGVTHVINFDLPENPEDYIHRIGRTARAGARGDAISLVDEDGAYHLEAIEQCIGARIPIQEDDLELYVALTRPVVDPKEEDGEERLRQRPRTSPGKGRAKGGRGRDSRRRSPVRENSVTEGIAPTVVGDGLPVAEGVPGVATEGVAEEKKKRRRRRRKKKGNEGGAMMADSGEPAAGEPAGPPLFEEKE